Proteins encoded within one genomic window of Episyrphus balteatus chromosome 1, idEpiBalt1.1, whole genome shotgun sequence:
- the LOC129909926 gene encoding uncharacterized protein LOC129909926, giving the protein MPDDDTATKTTSSEKGATGEPVDGAALKAQQKKLKGLEALKTRRFVAMDQIERVRLFSVQAKDNPASTFVPDLQVRIEALESAFSNFKVAQLKIEEADYEEINNPDRSHNEEVYYSTIATLKVLLNVKHVNKDETMDVSQSTSNNHDSIKLPVIELPSFSGDVTKWTVWYNRFVSLVHNNHKLSKQAKFHYLLSKLSETAIAPVEGLKIEDDNYDVALARLKERFENKKIIAQEHLQRIFNHPKIYKASAVDLRNLVDKISNHLTGLSNLKRPVEHWDDVVVFIMTSKLDPATLSKWNDDAPTDRLPSLKELTDFLKKRAQHLEGNITNHLFTPDCSTKSDNHKGQKSNSKNNVKTFITTKNTCIFCSVPGHFIYRCYKFQGLSIPERIHKIKNLNLCYNCLKSTDHSSANCPSSGCRHCGKKHHTLLHLIENAPTFVPQAPLSSSSHPTSSQNLNTSHEIPASTSHSMYASSSENSLLGTAVINILNKCQQVIPCRVLLDSGSQTHLISERLMQCLGTQRLQSNTTLSCANNIVTMAKHKAILNISSRINGLTATIEALVIPQITGLLPDKKIDIKEWNIPNNINLSDPQFNVPQRVDLLLGVDLFYKILCVGQIKLGPNLPALQNTLFGWVVAGQLPKSNNQSTSNRLSFAIRDNPQESETDETISKSLQILWEIESFNCQTDVLSTEERECENHFVSNYSRLESGRFSVRLPFKQNPNLLGNSYDIAKRRLLSLERRFRKNPDLFQQYSAFMNEMLLNSHMELVNNVDLTSPHYFLPHHCVIKPSSSSTKLRVVCDATAKTSSGKSLNDILMVGPVIQPDLFSIALRFRRHKFVMTADITKMYHQVRLDESDRRFHYILWRNCESEIAIYRLCTVTFGTACASFLSTRALKQLSVDEGEQFPAAAKAISSEFYVDDLITGCDSLNELKALKSELISLLGKGGFILKKWCANSVEILEGIPETDREQCFKIKGKEVIKTLGTYWNPVEDNFHYEITPLLSECITKRTVLSDIAHLFDPLGLINPVIVLAKMFMQQLWRLKLAWDEALPQECHHSWLKFRKGLHELNNLHIHRRVFFGHTDNYQLHAFSDSSEGAFGTCVYIRSVDDDGTVRTNLLCAKSKVAPVRKVTLPRLELCAAAMMVQLVQRLKEIFGSILQHITYWTDSSIVLSWIAEESCNWQTFIANRVSFIHQHSSSSQWRHIRSELNPADVISRGSYPSALIQSDLWFRGPSFLNLEESDWISSNAILNAENLQLERKRTKTILKIVIETDFMENIKYHNNYESLLRVVAYLFRYRNNRFKKNIKLFGPLSVAELNKALKGLIKYVQLTSFQREIETLSKGDQLSSRCHINSLSPFLDSEGILRVGGRITNSNLNFDTKYPMLLPKDHAFTTVLVRHLHEKNFHAGPQALLNKVRERFWPIHGKMVTRKIVHKCVRCARAKPSRNLQIMGDLPHHRVQQSRPFNIVGVDFCGPFSIHFRRRGTSPMKAYVAVFVCFVTRAVHLELVEDLTTHSFLAALKRFIGRRGLCSVIYSDNATNFIGARNQLHELYEMFMRSENRDEIIKACAADGIEWKTIPPRSPHFGGLWEAAVKSCKFHMKRTLQNSSLTYPELNTFLIQIESILNSRPITPLSENPNDMQALTPGHFLVGTPLTAAVEPQLHHSNVNTLTRYQQLQWYFQQFWSRWSREYLQNLQIRAKWAKSGYPIAINDLVTIEDENLPPLKWRLGRVVQIHPGKDNVVRVVTLKTSTGEVQRAVTRIRRLPIEEPMSLQGREDVES; this is encoded by the coding sequence ATGCCTGATGACGATACAGCCACAAAAACTACCAGTTCGGAAAAGGGTGCAACAGGCGAACCTGTGGATGGAGCTGCTTTAAAGGCCCAGCAGAAGAAACTCAAGGGTCTAGAAGCTCTTAAAACTCGACGATTTGTGGCCATGGACCAGATTGAAAGAGTGAGGTTATTTTCTGTTCAAGCCAAAGATAACCCTGCTTCAACGTTTGTGCCCGATCTACAAGTTCGTATTGAAGCTCTAGAGTCTGCCTTTAGCAATTTTAAGGTGGCACAATTGAAAATTGAAGAAGCTGATTACGAGGAAATCAACAATCCTGATCGCTCTCATAACGAAGAAGTCTACTACTCCACCATCGCCACACTTAAAGTTCTTTTGAACGTTAAACATGTGAACAAGGATGAAACAATGGACGTATCCCAATCAACTTCTAATAATCACGATTCAATCAAATTGCCAGTAATTGAACTTCCTTCATTTTCAGGTGACGTGACTAAGTGGACGGTTTGGTACAATCGCTTCGTATCACTGGTGCATAACAATCATAAACTGTCTAAGCAAGCTAAGTTTCATTACCTGCTTTCGAAGCTTAGCGAAACCGCGATTGCCCCAGTTGAAGGGCTCAAAATAGAAGACGACAACTACGATGTGGCACTAGCAAGGCTGAAGGAACGTttcgaaaacaagaaaattattGCCCAGGAGCACCTCCAACGCATATTCAATCATCCCAAGATTTATAAGGCATCCGCAGTAGATTTAAGGAACCTTGTGGATAAAATCAGCAACCATTTAACTGGATTGAGTAATCTGAAAAGACCCGTTGAACATTGGGacgatgttgttgtttttataatgaCTTCCAAGTTGGATCCTGCTACTCTGAGTAAGTGGAATGATGACGCACCAACAGATCGACTACCAAGTCTAAAGGAACttaccgattttcttaaaaagagaGCTCAGCATCTTGAAGGTAATATTACAAATCATTTATTTACTCCTGATTGTTCAACAAAATCTGATAACCACAAAGGTCAGAAATCtaattcaaaaaacaatgtaaaaaccTTTATTACCACAAAAAACACTTGCATTTTCTGCTCAGTTCCCGGCCACTTTATTTATCGATGTTACAAATTTCAAGGTCTTTCTATTCCCGAACGtatacacaaaattaaaaatctaaatctaTGTTACAACTGCTTGAAATCTACAGATCACAGTAGCGCTAATTGTCCATCTAGTGGTTGTCGTCATTGTGGAAAGAAACACCACACACTCTTGCATCTTATTGAAAATGCTCCAACTTTTGTACCACAAGCCCCACTTAGTTCAAGTAGTCACCCAACGTCTTCTCAGAACCTCAATACTTCACACGAAATACCTGCTTCAACTTCTCATTCAATGTACGCCAGCTCTTCTGAAAATAGTCTTTTGGGAACAGCAGTCATAAATATATTAAACAAATGTCAACAGGTCATACCTTGCCGTGTACTTTTGGACTCAGGGTCTCAAACACATTTAATTTCTGAAAGGCTTATGCAGTGTCTTGGAACGCAACGTCTGCAATCAAATACCACCTTATCTTGCGCCAATAACATTGTAACAATGGCTAAACACAAAGCAATTCTTAACATCAGTTCTCGTATCAATGGACTTACAGCTACAATAGAGGCGCTTGTGATACCACAAATAACAGGACTGCTACCtgataaaaaaattgacatcAAAGAATGGAACATtccaaataatattaatttatctGATCCACAATTTAATGTTCCTCAGCGTGTAGATCTGCTTCTTGGCGTggatttattttacaaaatactATGCGTAGGACAGATTAAATTAGGACCGAACTTACCTGCGTTGCAAAACACGTTATTTGGGTGGGTAGTAGCCGGTCAACTTCCAAAATCCAATAATCAGAGCACTTCCAACAGACTTAGTTTCGCTATTAGAGACAATCCGCAAGAATCCGAAACCGATGAAACAATAAGCAAATCGTTACAAATACTTTGGGAAATTGAAAGCTTCAACTGTCAAACAGATGTTCTGTCAACAGAAGAAAGGGAATGCGAAAATCATTTTGTGAGCAACTATTCGCGCTTAGAGTCTGGTCGTTTCAGTGTGAGACTTCCCTTCAAGCAGAATCCAAACTTATTAGGGAATTCTTATGATATAGCCAAAAGGAGGCTTCTGTCCCTCGAAAGAAGATTCCGTAAAAACCCAGACCTGTTTCAACAATACTCTGCCTTTATGAACGAAATGCTGCTGAACTCTCACATGGAATTGGTAAACAATGTAGACCTCACCTCCCCACATTATTTTCTCCCCCATCACTGCGTCATAAAGCCATCAAGCTCATCTACAAAATTACGAGTGGTGTGCGATGCTACTGCCAAAACGAGTTCTGGGAAATCATTAAATGATATTCTAATGGTAGGTCCTGTTATTCAGCCAGATTTATTCTCCATCGCTCTGAGATTTCGGAGACACAAATTTGTTATGACAGCTGatataacaaaaatgtatcaCCAAGTGCGATTAGATGAGTCTGATAGACGATTTCATTACATTTTATGGAGAAATTGTGAGAGCGAGATTGCCATTTATCGTTTGTGCACAGTCACTTTTGGCACTGCTTGTGCTTCATTTTTATCAACTCGTGCATTAAAACAACTGTCTGTCGATGAAGGGGAACAATTTCCTGCAGCGGCTAAAGCTATAAGCTCTGAGTTTTATGTCGACGATTTGATCACTGGTTGTGATTCTCTCAATGAATTAAAGGCTTTAAAGTCAGAATTAATATCGTTGCTGGGCAAAGGTGGCTTCATACTTAAAAAATGGTGTGCAAACTCTGTTGAAATCTTAGAAGGAATTCCAGAAACTGATCGTGAGCAATGTTTCAAGATAAAAGGTAAAGAGGTAATCAAAACATTAGGTACCTATTGGAACCCAGTCGAAGACAATTTTCACTATGAGATAACTCCCCTGCTTTCAGAGTGCATAACAAAAAGAACAGTTCTTTCCGATATTGCACATCTATTTGACCCTTTGGGTCTTATAAACCCTGTCATCGTTCTTGCTAAGATGTTTATGCAACAGCTGTGGCGTCTGAAGCTTGCGTGGGATGAAGCACTGCCCCAAGAATGTCATCACTCATGGTTAAAGTTTCGAAAAGGTCTACATGAGCTCAACAATCTGCATATTCATCGCCGTGTATTTTTTGGTCATACAGATAATTATCAGCTTCATGCCTTTTCAGACAGCTCAGAAGGTGCATTTGGTACATGTGTATATATACGTTCTGTAGATGATGATGGTACTGTAAGAACTAACCTGTTATGTGCCAAATCTAAAGTAGCACCGGTGCGTAAGGTTACACTACCACGTCTGGAGTTGTGTGCCGCAGCGATGATGGTTCAGCTTGTGCAACGACTAAAAGAGATTTTCGGTTCCATCTTACAGCACATAACTTATTGGACAGACTCGTCAATTGTTCTGAGTTGGATCGCTGAGGAATCATGTAACTGGCAGACCTTCATAGCCAATCGCGTTTCATTTATTCATCAACACTCTTCAAGTTCTCAATGGCGACACATTCGTTCGGAATTGAATCCTGCGGACGTGATATCGAGAGGATCATATCCGTCAGCATTAATTCAAAGCGACCTGTGGTTCAGAGGACCTTCTTTTCTGAATCTGGAAGAAAGCGATTGGATTTCCtcaaatgcaattttgaatGCTGAAAACCTGCAGCTTGAACGAAAAAGAACCAAAACGATTTTAAAGATTGTTATAGAAACTGATTTTATGGAAAACATAAAATACCACAACAATTACGAGTCTCTACTCAGAGTAGTTGCATACTTGTTCAGATACAGAAACAATCGCttcaagaaaaatattaagttaTTTGGACCGCTAAGTGTCGCAGAACTTAACAAAGCTCTGAAAGGTTTGATAAAATACGTTCAGCTCACAAGTTTTCAAAGAGAAATCGAAACATTATCTAAAGGCGATCAGCTGTCCTCAAGATGTCACATCAACTCGCTTTCACCATTCCTGGATTCTGAGGGAATACTTCGTGTGGGAGGCAGAATAACTAATTCAAATCTGAACTTCGACACAAAGTATCCTATGTTATTGCCAAAAGACCATGCATTCACCACAGTTTTGGTTCGTCATCTGCACGAGAAGAATTTTCATGCTGGTCCGCAAGCGCTTCTCAACAAAGTTCGTGAAAGGTTTTGGCCCATACATGGTAAGATGGTGACTCGTAAGATTGTTCACAAATGTGTTCGATGCGCACGAGCAAAACCATCTCGTAATCTTCAAATTATGGGTGATTTGCCTCATCATCGAGTACAACAGTCGAGGCCATTTAATATAGTTGGTGTTGATTTTTGCGGCCCATTTAGCATCCATTTTCGTCGTCGAGGTACATCGCCTATGAAGGCTTATGTTGCAGTGTTTGTCTGCTTTGTGACCAGAGCAGTCCATCTTGAGTTAGTGGAGGATCTAACTACCCACAGCTTTCTAGCGGCTCTAAAACGATTCATTGGCAGACGAGGATTGTGCTCAGTAATCTACAGCGATAATGCTACTAATTTCATTGGGGCGCGAAACCAATTGCATGAGCTCTATGAAATGTTCATGAGGAGTGAAAACAGAGATGAAATAATTAAGGCGTGTGCAGCAGATGGGATAGAGTGGAAAACCATTCCTCCTCGATCTCCTCATTTCGGGGGTTTGTGGGAGGCCGCCGTTAAAAGCTGCAAGTTTCATATGAAACGAACCTTACAAAATTCTTCTTTAACATATCCCGaacttaatacttttttaattcaaattgaatCTATTCTCAATTCTAGGCCAATTACACCTCTATCTGAGAATCCAAACGACATGCAAGCGCTTACTCCAGGCCACTTCTTGGTTGGTACACCTCTCACTGCAGCAGTCGAGCCACAGTTACACCACTCTAACGTCAATACCTTAACACGTTACCAGCAATTACAGTGGTATTTCCAACAGTTTTGGTCTAGATGGTCCCGAGAATACCTGCAGAATCTACAAATTCGCGCCAAGTGGGCTAAGTCTGGGTACCCAATTGCTATCAATGATCTGGTTACAATCGAAGATGAAAACCTTCCACCACTGAAATGGAGACTGGGCAGAGTCGTCCAAATTCATCCTGGAAAGGACAATGTCGTGAGAGTCGTGACTCTTAAAACATCTACTGGCGAAGTTCAACGAGCTGTTACGAGAATTCGACGACTTCCTATTGAAGAACCTATGTCCCTTCAAGGGCGGGAGGATGTTGAGTCTTAA
- the LOC129921162 gene encoding sialin: protein MTFVLLPCLKGFSIPKRFNIGVMLFMMCLIAYMARVNFSLNIIAMTESTKNNNETLPDQGPRYKWSADDQALLLGAYFYGYLITSLPGGMLAERYGGKAVAGYSSIFSAVLTALTPLAASWGIWAVFAVRFAIGFLGGVVYPCCHCLISKWSPPQEKGKFVAALMGGTFGTVITWPISGIIVEGMGWPWAFYMIAIFIAIVTAVWFIIVDDSPAQHTTITTEERDLIQKSLGDSLSSKKRLPPFKDVAMSLPFWSLLLLHYGSMWGLFFLITAAPKFMSEVLKFNLSSAGFLSSLPHLARLLCAFGFGAVADTIRRKEWISVTKIRKYFCIPSHIIPGLFLIILAFYGRSPYVCVAIMTLSLGFNGAATVTNLANSQDLAPNYAGTLYGTINFVGTTPGIFSPMIVAYFTKDQNTIDQWQNIFLIGAGAYILPAFVFWALGSGKIQKWNEIDKDSNQTDVINTKL from the exons ATGACTTTTGTTTTGCTACCATGCCTTAAGGGGT tttcgATCCCGAAAAGATTCAACATCGGTGTGATGTTGTTTATGATGTGTCTTATAGCATATATGGCTCGAGTTAATTTTTCTCTGAATATTATTGCAATGACAgaatcaacaaaaaacaacaatgaAACGCTTCCAGAc CAAGGACCACGTTACAAATGGAGTGCCGATGATCAAGCTTTACTTTTAGGAGCATACTTTTATGGCTATCTCATCACTTCTCTTCCAGGAGGAATGCTTGCTGAAAGATATGGTGGAAAAGCCGTTGCCGGATATTCCTCTATTTTTTCAGCCGTTTTGACAGCCCTTACACCTCTAGCAGCTTCCTGGGGCATATGGGCAGTGTTTGCAGTACGCTTTGCCATTGGTTTTCTAGGG GGTGTCGTGTATCCTTGCTGTCATTGTCTCATATCAAAATGGTCACCACCGCAAGAGAAAGGCAAATTCGTGGCAGCTTTAATGGGTGGGACTTTCGGTACGGTGATAACATGGCCAATTAGTGGTATTATTGTAGAGGGCATGGGGTGGCCCTGGGCCTTTTACATGATTGCCATATTCATCGCTATTGTAACTGCTGTATGGTTTATTATTGTTGATGACAGTCCAGCACAGCACACAACAATTACCACCGAGGAACGTGATCTCATACAAAAATCGTTGGGAGATTCCCTATCCTCAAAAAAGAGGTTACCACCATTCAAAGATGTAGCAATGTCCTTGCCATTCTGGTCGCTATTATTACTTCATTATGGAAGCATGTGGGGACTGTTTTTCCTCATTACAGCAGCACCAAAATTTATGAGCGAA gTTCTAAAATTCAATCTCTCGTCGGCCGGCTTTTTGTCAAGTTTACCACACTTAGCAAGATTATTGTGCGCCTTTGGATTTGGAGCAGTTGCTGATACAATTCGACGCAAAGAATGGATATCAGTTACGAAAatacgaaaatatttttgtattccat CCCATATTATACCTGGATTGTTTCTCATCATATTGGCCTTTTATGGTCGCTCGCCGTACGTCTGTGTGGCAATAATGACACTCTCGCTTGGTTTTAATGGAGCCGCTACCGTTACAAATTTGGCAAACTCCCAAGATTTGGCCCCTAACTATGCAGGTACACTTTACGGTACCATTAACTTTGTTGGGACAACGCCTGGTATTTTCTCACCAATGATTGTTGCATACTTTACAAAAGATCAg AACACAATCGATCAATGGCAAAATATATTCCTTATTGGTGCCGGTGCTTATATTCTGCCTGCGTTTGTATTCTGGGCATTGGGATCAGGGAAGATTCAAAAATGGAACGAAATCGACAAGGACTCGAATCAGACAGATGTcatcaatacaaaattataa